Proteins encoded by one window of Cloeon dipterum chromosome 4, ieCloDipt1.1, whole genome shotgun sequence:
- the LOC135944751 gene encoding BTB/POZ domain-containing protein KCTD3 isoform X3, with product MAASHSWYGGDNIVHLNVGGTRFDTSKQTLLCIPDSFFTALLSGRISSVKDEKGYIFIDRDPKLFSIILNYLRTRDIDANNCDLRALRHEAEYYGLGPLAKRLTLCEDLTLSTCGDILFYAHLYPPSPPLPEVTRTSESSASICSTTPSQQGRPQGRGSGDSGVRPGSIVRVPENSPALHAPPLTHNSTHSRNSSLELRMPAPAQSVTRSNQDLRSHGRVSHSRTASLDLRHTRNSSADLNKLFRNDIGLVFGPQASGWFDPLRVQIIKAHHNWIAVAYAHFVTCYRLKDSSGWQHCFTSPHIDICIERIAINAKMGQGGQESTSKMVAISYGNQVRLWGVGEDGSKTDVGTFSLHVRVEVLFFIGSQLVALSPTGKIGVWHAMTQHWQIQDVVPITSFDTAGSFLLLGCDNGAIYYIDMQKFPLRMKDNDLLVTELYRDPTSDPITAISVYLTPKTSLCGNWIEIAYGTSAGTVRVIVQHPETVGHGPQLFQTFTVHQSPVTKVTLSEKFLVSVCSEYNHVRTWGVTRFRGMISTQPGSMPVSSFKIISLEEVEPNVSYVAGNDIGPYGEQDDEQVFVQKVVSETDKLFVRYASTGKRVCVIRSVDNTIITSFCVHECEGSSRMGSRPRRFIFTGHSNGTIQMWDLTTALDIAAKGDQPPIVGGPTPAELLRLLDQWDLSNSHCSTPCMSPASLAPHTAASRIKAANVAFLNQQNDSAGSSGGDSSDGK from the exons ATGGCTGCGTCTCATAGCTGGTATGGTGGCGATAACATCGTGCATTTAAATGTCGGTGGGACCAG GTTCGACACTTCGAAGCAGACTCTCCTTTGCATTCCAGACTCATTCTTCACAGCTCTTTTGAGTGGCAGAATTTCGTCCGTAAAGGATGAAAAGGGCTACATTTTTATCGACAGAGACCCAAAACTGTTTTCTATCATTCTCAACTACTTGAGGACCAGGGACATAGACGCCAACAACTGTGATCTGAGGGCCCTGCGACATGAGGCCGAGTATTACGGCCTTGGTCCCCTGGCCAAGAGGCTCACCCTGTGTGAGGACTTGACCTTGTCCACCTGCGGAGACATCCTCTTCTACGCACACCTTTATCCACCTT CTCCTCCTCTGCCTGAGGTGACAAGGACAAGTGAGTCATCGGCCTCGATCTGCTCCACGACGCCATCTCAGCAGGGTAGACCGCAGGGTAGGGGTTCAGGCGACAGCGGCGTCCGTCCAGGCTCCATCGTGCGCGTTCCGGAGAACAGTCCAGCCCTGCACGCCCCTCCACTAACCCACAATTCTACGCATTCCCGCAACTCTTCTCTGGAGCTGAGGATGCCGGCTCCGGCCCAGTCTGTGACCAGGTCCAATCAGGATTTGCGCAGCCACGGCCGCGTTTCGCACTCGAGGACGGCATCACTTGACCTGAGACACACAAGGAACTCCTCGGCTGATTTGAACAAGCTGTTCAGGAACGACATTGGTCTTGTGTTTGGCCCTCAAG CTTCTGGATGGTTTGACCCTTTGAGGGTGCAAATTATCAAAGCGCACCACAACTGGATCGCCGTTGCCTATGCCCACTTCGTCACTTGCTACag gtTGAAAGATTCAAGTGGCTGGCAGCATTGCTTCACGAGCCCTCACATCGACATCTGCATCGAGCGAATCGCCATCAACGCCAAAATGGGACAAGGGGGACAAGAGTCAACCTCAAAAATGGTTGCTATCTCCTACGGCAACCAGGTCAGACTTTGGGGCGTTGGCGAGGACGGATCAAAAACAGACGTTG GCACTTTCAGTTTGCACGTTCGTGTGGAGGTCTTATTTTTCATCGGCAGCCAGCTTGTAGCTCTCTCTCCAACGGGGAAAATTGGGGTTTGGCACGCCATGACCCAGCACTGGCAAATCCAGGATGTAGTGCCAATCACTTCATTTGACACGGCAGGCTCTTTCTTGCTCCTCGGATGCGATAACGGTGCTATCTACTAtattg ACATGCAGAAGTTTCCCCTAAGAATGAAGGACAACGATTTGTTAGTGACGGAGCTGTACAGAGACCCTACTAGTGATCCGATCACCGCCATCTCTGTCTACCTGACTCCGAAAACAA GCTTGTGCGGAAATTGGATTGAAATCGCCTACGGCACGAGCGCAGGTACTGTCCGAGTTATTGTCCAGCACCCCGAGACGGTTGGACACGGCCCGCAACTATTCCAAACATTCACTGTCCATCAGAGCCCAGTCACAAAA GTGACTTTGTCTGAAAAATTCCTGGTGTCCGTCTGCAGCGAGTATAACCACGTTAGAACCTGGGGAGTAACTCGCTTCCGAGGCATGATTTCTACTCAGCCAGGATCAATGCCCGTTTCctcattcaaaattatctctCTTGAAGAAGTGGAGCCAAACGTCAGCTATGTTGCAGGGAATGATATAG GCCCTTACGGTGAGCAGGACGATGAGCAAGTTTTCGTGCAAAAGGTTGTATCTGAAACTGACAAACTATTCGTCCGATATGCGTCCACCGGCAAGAG GGTTTGCGTGATCCGATCGGTTGACAACACGATTATCACTTCATTCTGCGTGCATGAGTGCGAGGGTTCGAGCAGGATGGGCTCACGGCCACGCCGGTTCATCTTCACGGGACACAGCAACGGAACAATTCAGATGTGGGATCTGACCACCGCCCTGGACATTGCCGCCAAAGGCGACCAAC CACCAATTGTCGGCGGGCCGACCCCTGCCGAGCTTTTGCGGCTGCTCGACCAGTGGGACCTGAGCAACAGCCACTGCTCCACGCCTTGCATGTCTCCTGCATCCCTCGCACCTCACACGGCAGCCTCGAGAATCAAAGCGGCCAACGTTGCGTTTCTCAACCAGCAAAACGACTCGGCTGGCAGCAGCGGAGGAGACTCCTCTGACGGCAAATAA
- the Pli gene encoding protein pellino — protein MPTSPAASASPSSGPHPERPSEDAATTDAAKKAAGVTLYGELVILGYNGFLPPVDRGRRRSKFMLFKRPEPNGVKRSKHYVVKTPHSSQAILDKDQHSISYTLTRHQAVIVEYMPDEATDMFQIGRSSEPPIDFVLMDTIPGDKTGEQRVMQSTISRFACRILSERSNPRVCRIYAAGFDSSRNIFLGERATKWQSKGEIDGLTTNGVLIMHPRGSFTEQEEEDTSMDADSTPGGLWREVSVGGGVFTLRESRSAQQKGLPVENEDNVLLDGTLIDLCGATLLWRSAEGLSKSPSKADLEKMVDQINAGRPQCPVGLNTLVIPRNKIYLGSGSTQPYVYLNCGHVQGHHDWDKSSSGVRKCPLCTKAGPVVMLCMGIEPAFYVDQGQPTHAFNPCGHMSSEKTVKYWANVAIPHGTNGFDAVCPFCATPLEGKPGYVKLIFQDNVD, from the exons ATGCCGACGTCTCCAGCTGCCTCTGCCTCGCCGTCGTCAGGGCCGCACCCTGAGCGGCCCTCGGAGGACGCAGCCACCACGGACGCTGCCAAGAAAGCGGCCGGAGTCACTCTCTACGGTGAATTAGTGATTTTAGG GTATAATGGGTTCCTTCCTCCTGTCGACCGCGGCAGGCGAAGAAGCAAATTTATGCTTTTCAAGCGGCCCGAACCAAACGGCGTCAAAAGATCAAAACATTACGTCGTCAAAACTCCTCATTCCTCTCAG GCTATTCTGGACAAGGATCAGCACTCTATCTCGTACACATTGACAAGACACCAAGCTGTCATCGTCGAGTACATGCCTGATGAAGCGACTGACATGTTTCAG ATTGGTCGCTCTTCTGAACCCCCAATAGACTTTGTTCTGATGGACACCATTCCTGGCGACAAAACGGGAGAACAGCGTGTCATGCAAAGCACCATATCGAGATTTGCCTGTCGGATTTTGTCTGAAAGGTCGAATCCACGCGTGTGCCGTATTTACGCCGCTGGCTTTGATTCTTCAAGGAACATATTTTTAGGG GAAAGAGCTACTAAATGGCAATCAAAAGGCGAAATTGACGGTCTGACCACGAACGGCGTGCTGATTATGCACCCTCGGGGCTCGTTCACCGAACAAGAAGAGGAGGACACCTCGATGGACGCGGACAGCACGCCCGGTGGGCTGTGGCGCGAGGTGTcggtcggcggcggcgtcttCACCTTGCGAGAGTCGCGCTCGGCCCAGCAGAAGGGTCTGCCAGTGGAGAACGAGGACAATGTTCTTCTTGACGGCACCCTGATCGACCTGTGCGGCGCCACGCTGCTCTGGCGGTCGGCCGAGGGCCTGTCCAAGTCGCCGTCGAAGGCCGACCTGGAGAAGATGGTGGATCAGATCAACGCCGGCCGCCCGCAGTGTCCTGTCGGCCTCAACACCCTGGTCATCCCGAGAAACAAGATTTATCTCGGCTCGGGGAGCACGCAGCCCTACGTGTACCTCAACTGCGGACACGTCCAAGGACACCACGACTGGGACAAGAGCTCCAGCGGCGTCCGCAAGTGTCCGCTTTGCACCAAG GCGGGTCCTGTTGTCATGTTGTGCATGGGAATCGAACCTGCATTCTACGTTGATCAGGGCCAGCCAACACATGCCTTTAACCCCTGCGGTCATATGTCTTCGGAGAAAACTGTCAA gTACTGGGCGAACGTGGCCATACCGCATGGCACGAACGGCTTTGACGCCGTGTGTCCGTTTTGCGCGACTCCGCTGGAGGGGAAGCCCGGCTACGTGAAACTCATATTCCAAGACAATGTCGACTAG
- the LOC135944751 gene encoding BTB/POZ domain-containing protein KCTD3 isoform X2 — translation MAASHSWYGGDNIVHLNVGGTRFDTSKQTLLCIPDSFFTALLSGRISSVKDEKGYIFIDRDPKLFSIILNYLRTRDIDANNCDLRALRHEAEYYGLGPLAKRLTLCEDLTLSTCGDILFYAHLYPPSPPLPEVTRTSESSASICSTTPSQQGRPQGRGSGDSGVRPGSIVRVPENSPALHAPPLTHNSTHSRNSSLELRMPAPAQSVTRSNQDLRSHGRVSHSRTASLDLRHTRNSSADLNKLFRNDIGLVFGPQASGWFDPLRVQIIKAHHNWIAVAYAHFVTCYRLKDSSGWQHCFTSPHIDICIERIAINAKMGQGGQESTSKMVAISYGNQVRLWGVGEDGSKTDVGTFSLHVRVEVLFFIGSQLVALSPTGKIGVWHAMTQHWQIQDVVPITSFDTAGSFLLLGCDNGAIYYIDMQKFPLRMKDNDLLVTELYRDPTSDPITAISVYLTPKTSSLCGNWIEIAYGTSAGTVRVIVQHPETVGHGPQLFQTFTVHQSPVTKVTLSEKFLVSVCSEYNHVRTWGVTRFRGMISTQPGSMPVSSFKIISLEEVEPNVSYVAGNDIGPYGEQDDEQVFVQKVVSETDKLFVRYASTGKRVCVIRSVDNTIITSFCVHECEGSSRMGSRPRRFIFTGHSNGTIQMWDLTTALDIAAKGDQPPIVGGPTPAELLRLLDQWDLSNSHCSTPCMSPASLAPHTAASRIKAANVAFLNQQNDSAGSSGGDSSDGK, via the exons ATGGCTGCGTCTCATAGCTGGTATGGTGGCGATAACATCGTGCATTTAAATGTCGGTGGGACCAG GTTCGACACTTCGAAGCAGACTCTCCTTTGCATTCCAGACTCATTCTTCACAGCTCTTTTGAGTGGCAGAATTTCGTCCGTAAAGGATGAAAAGGGCTACATTTTTATCGACAGAGACCCAAAACTGTTTTCTATCATTCTCAACTACTTGAGGACCAGGGACATAGACGCCAACAACTGTGATCTGAGGGCCCTGCGACATGAGGCCGAGTATTACGGCCTTGGTCCCCTGGCCAAGAGGCTCACCCTGTGTGAGGACTTGACCTTGTCCACCTGCGGAGACATCCTCTTCTACGCACACCTTTATCCACCTT CTCCTCCTCTGCCTGAGGTGACAAGGACAAGTGAGTCATCGGCCTCGATCTGCTCCACGACGCCATCTCAGCAGGGTAGACCGCAGGGTAGGGGTTCAGGCGACAGCGGCGTCCGTCCAGGCTCCATCGTGCGCGTTCCGGAGAACAGTCCAGCCCTGCACGCCCCTCCACTAACCCACAATTCTACGCATTCCCGCAACTCTTCTCTGGAGCTGAGGATGCCGGCTCCGGCCCAGTCTGTGACCAGGTCCAATCAGGATTTGCGCAGCCACGGCCGCGTTTCGCACTCGAGGACGGCATCACTTGACCTGAGACACACAAGGAACTCCTCGGCTGATTTGAACAAGCTGTTCAGGAACGACATTGGTCTTGTGTTTGGCCCTCAAG CTTCTGGATGGTTTGACCCTTTGAGGGTGCAAATTATCAAAGCGCACCACAACTGGATCGCCGTTGCCTATGCCCACTTCGTCACTTGCTACag gtTGAAAGATTCAAGTGGCTGGCAGCATTGCTTCACGAGCCCTCACATCGACATCTGCATCGAGCGAATCGCCATCAACGCCAAAATGGGACAAGGGGGACAAGAGTCAACCTCAAAAATGGTTGCTATCTCCTACGGCAACCAGGTCAGACTTTGGGGCGTTGGCGAGGACGGATCAAAAACAGACGTTG GCACTTTCAGTTTGCACGTTCGTGTGGAGGTCTTATTTTTCATCGGCAGCCAGCTTGTAGCTCTCTCTCCAACGGGGAAAATTGGGGTTTGGCACGCCATGACCCAGCACTGGCAAATCCAGGATGTAGTGCCAATCACTTCATTTGACACGGCAGGCTCTTTCTTGCTCCTCGGATGCGATAACGGTGCTATCTACTAtattg ACATGCAGAAGTTTCCCCTAAGAATGAAGGACAACGATTTGTTAGTGACGGAGCTGTACAGAGACCCTACTAGTGATCCGATCACCGCCATCTCTGTCTACCTGACTCCGAAAACAAGTA GCTTGTGCGGAAATTGGATTGAAATCGCCTACGGCACGAGCGCAGGTACTGTCCGAGTTATTGTCCAGCACCCCGAGACGGTTGGACACGGCCCGCAACTATTCCAAACATTCACTGTCCATCAGAGCCCAGTCACAAAA GTGACTTTGTCTGAAAAATTCCTGGTGTCCGTCTGCAGCGAGTATAACCACGTTAGAACCTGGGGAGTAACTCGCTTCCGAGGCATGATTTCTACTCAGCCAGGATCAATGCCCGTTTCctcattcaaaattatctctCTTGAAGAAGTGGAGCCAAACGTCAGCTATGTTGCAGGGAATGATATAG GCCCTTACGGTGAGCAGGACGATGAGCAAGTTTTCGTGCAAAAGGTTGTATCTGAAACTGACAAACTATTCGTCCGATATGCGTCCACCGGCAAGAG GGTTTGCGTGATCCGATCGGTTGACAACACGATTATCACTTCATTCTGCGTGCATGAGTGCGAGGGTTCGAGCAGGATGGGCTCACGGCCACGCCGGTTCATCTTCACGGGACACAGCAACGGAACAATTCAGATGTGGGATCTGACCACCGCCCTGGACATTGCCGCCAAAGGCGACCAAC CACCAATTGTCGGCGGGCCGACCCCTGCCGAGCTTTTGCGGCTGCTCGACCAGTGGGACCTGAGCAACAGCCACTGCTCCACGCCTTGCATGTCTCCTGCATCCCTCGCACCTCACACGGCAGCCTCGAGAATCAAAGCGGCCAACGTTGCGTTTCTCAACCAGCAAAACGACTCGGCTGGCAGCAGCGGAGGAGACTCCTCTGACGGCAAATAA
- the LOC135944758 gene encoding 3'(2'),5'-bisphosphate nucleotidase 1, translated as MAQSAPLILRIIASSVSAANQAGKIIRDVMSKGELGIVDKGKNDLQTEADRSAQQCIVSSLSLQFPSIKIIGEEDQSSNSCPTPPEWLVTESDPNVLGLQCPKDLENVKEEEVIVWVDPLDGTSEYTQGLLDHVTVLIGVAVGEKAVGGVIHQPYYEYQNFAKPELSPGRTIWGISGIGTGGFDPKVAEEGKRIITTTRSHSNALVQAALDAIQPDEVLRVGGAGHKVMLLMEGKAHAYVFASAGCKKWDTCAPEAILSAAGGHLTDMLGRPYQYHASVQHLNASGVLATARKEDHAWYASRVPDSVREKLSS; from the exons ATGGCACAAAGTGCACCCTTGATTTTGAGGATAATAGCTTCCTCCGTTAGTGCTGCGAATCAAGCAGGAAAAATAATCCGAGATGTTATGAGCAAAGGAGAGCTTGGAATTGTTGATAag GGCAAAAATGATTTGCAAACCGAAGCTGACCGTTCTGCTCAGCAGTGCATAGTGAGCTCTTTAAGTTTGCAGTTTCcgtcaataaaaatcattggCGAAGAAGACCAGAGCAGCAACTCATGCCCAACGCCGCCGGAATGGTTGGTGACTGAAAGTGATCCGAATGTCTTGGGCCTGCAGTGTCCCAAAGATCTGGAAAACGTTAAAGAGGAAgag gtCATAGTTTGGGTTGACCCTTTGGACGGTACATCGGAGTACACGCAAG GTTTGCTTGACCACGTAACTGTTCTCATCGGAGTTGCTGTTGGTGAAAAAGCTGTCGGCGGTGTGATCCACCAGCCATACTACGAGTACCAAAATTTCGCTAAACCTGAGTTATCCCCTGGAAGAACGATTTGGGGAATATCTGGCATCGGCACTGGAGGCTTTGACCCTAAAGTTGCCGAGGAGGGAAAGAGGATAATCACCACCACAAGGTCACATTCCAATGCTTTGGTTCAGGCTGCGCTGGACGCCATTCAGCCTGACGAAGTTCTTCGTGTTGGCGGTGCCGGAcacaaa GTTATGCTGCTGATGGAGGGAAAAGCACACGCATATGTCTTTGCAAGCGCTGGGTGCAAGAAGTGGGACACCTGCGCTCCCGAAGCGATTTTGAGCGCTGCTGGCGGCCACCTGACGGACATGCTCGGCAGGCCTTATCAGTATCATGCCAGTGTCCAGCACTTAAACGCCTCAGGGGTCTTGGCAACGGCGCGCAAAGAAGATCATGCCTGGTACGCCAGTCGAGTTCCAGATTCTGTGCGTGAGAAGCTTTCGTCTTAA
- the LOC135944751 gene encoding BTB/POZ domain-containing protein KCTD3 isoform X1, whose translation MAASHSWYGGDNIVHLNVGGTRFDTSKQTLLCIPDSFFTALLSGRISSVKDEKGYIFIDRDPKLFSIILNYLRTRDIDANNCDLRALRHEAEYYGLGPLAKRLTLCEDLTLSTCGDILFYAHLYPPSPPLPEVTRTSESSASICSTTPSQQGRPQGRGSGDSGVRPGSIVRVPENSPALHAPPLTHNSTHSRNSSLELRMPAPAQSVTRSNQDLRSHGRVSHSRTASLDLRHTRNSSADLNKLFRNDIGLVFGPQASGWFDPLRVQIIKAHHNWIAVAYAHFVTCYRLKDSSGWQHCFTSPHIDICIERIAINAKMGQGGQESTSKMVAISYGNQVRLWGVGEDGSKTDVGTFSLHVRVEVLFFIGSQLVALSPTGKIGVWHAMTQHWQIQDVVPITSFDTAGSFLLLGCDNGAIYYIDMQKFPLRMKDNDLLVTELYRDPTSDPITAISVYLTPKTSSNDRKRTNCEITESSSLAGLCGNWIEIAYGTSAGTVRVIVQHPETVGHGPQLFQTFTVHQSPVTKVTLSEKFLVSVCSEYNHVRTWGVTRFRGMISTQPGSMPVSSFKIISLEEVEPNVSYVAGNDIGPYGEQDDEQVFVQKVVSETDKLFVRYASTGKRVCVIRSVDNTIITSFCVHECEGSSRMGSRPRRFIFTGHSNGTIQMWDLTTALDIAAKGDQPPIVGGPTPAELLRLLDQWDLSNSHCSTPCMSPASLAPHTAASRIKAANVAFLNQQNDSAGSSGGDSSDGK comes from the exons ATGGCTGCGTCTCATAGCTGGTATGGTGGCGATAACATCGTGCATTTAAATGTCGGTGGGACCAG GTTCGACACTTCGAAGCAGACTCTCCTTTGCATTCCAGACTCATTCTTCACAGCTCTTTTGAGTGGCAGAATTTCGTCCGTAAAGGATGAAAAGGGCTACATTTTTATCGACAGAGACCCAAAACTGTTTTCTATCATTCTCAACTACTTGAGGACCAGGGACATAGACGCCAACAACTGTGATCTGAGGGCCCTGCGACATGAGGCCGAGTATTACGGCCTTGGTCCCCTGGCCAAGAGGCTCACCCTGTGTGAGGACTTGACCTTGTCCACCTGCGGAGACATCCTCTTCTACGCACACCTTTATCCACCTT CTCCTCCTCTGCCTGAGGTGACAAGGACAAGTGAGTCATCGGCCTCGATCTGCTCCACGACGCCATCTCAGCAGGGTAGACCGCAGGGTAGGGGTTCAGGCGACAGCGGCGTCCGTCCAGGCTCCATCGTGCGCGTTCCGGAGAACAGTCCAGCCCTGCACGCCCCTCCACTAACCCACAATTCTACGCATTCCCGCAACTCTTCTCTGGAGCTGAGGATGCCGGCTCCGGCCCAGTCTGTGACCAGGTCCAATCAGGATTTGCGCAGCCACGGCCGCGTTTCGCACTCGAGGACGGCATCACTTGACCTGAGACACACAAGGAACTCCTCGGCTGATTTGAACAAGCTGTTCAGGAACGACATTGGTCTTGTGTTTGGCCCTCAAG CTTCTGGATGGTTTGACCCTTTGAGGGTGCAAATTATCAAAGCGCACCACAACTGGATCGCCGTTGCCTATGCCCACTTCGTCACTTGCTACag gtTGAAAGATTCAAGTGGCTGGCAGCATTGCTTCACGAGCCCTCACATCGACATCTGCATCGAGCGAATCGCCATCAACGCCAAAATGGGACAAGGGGGACAAGAGTCAACCTCAAAAATGGTTGCTATCTCCTACGGCAACCAGGTCAGACTTTGGGGCGTTGGCGAGGACGGATCAAAAACAGACGTTG GCACTTTCAGTTTGCACGTTCGTGTGGAGGTCTTATTTTTCATCGGCAGCCAGCTTGTAGCTCTCTCTCCAACGGGGAAAATTGGGGTTTGGCACGCCATGACCCAGCACTGGCAAATCCAGGATGTAGTGCCAATCACTTCATTTGACACGGCAGGCTCTTTCTTGCTCCTCGGATGCGATAACGGTGCTATCTACTAtattg ACATGCAGAAGTTTCCCCTAAGAATGAAGGACAACGATTTGTTAGTGACGGAGCTGTACAGAGACCCTACTAGTGATCCGATCACCGCCATCTCTGTCTACCTGACTCCGAAAACAAGTAGTAATGATCGTAAAAGAACTAACTGTGAAATCACTGAGAGTTCTTCCCTCGCAGGCTTGTGCGGAAATTGGATTGAAATCGCCTACGGCACGAGCGCAGGTACTGTCCGAGTTATTGTCCAGCACCCCGAGACGGTTGGACACGGCCCGCAACTATTCCAAACATTCACTGTCCATCAGAGCCCAGTCACAAAA GTGACTTTGTCTGAAAAATTCCTGGTGTCCGTCTGCAGCGAGTATAACCACGTTAGAACCTGGGGAGTAACTCGCTTCCGAGGCATGATTTCTACTCAGCCAGGATCAATGCCCGTTTCctcattcaaaattatctctCTTGAAGAAGTGGAGCCAAACGTCAGCTATGTTGCAGGGAATGATATAG GCCCTTACGGTGAGCAGGACGATGAGCAAGTTTTCGTGCAAAAGGTTGTATCTGAAACTGACAAACTATTCGTCCGATATGCGTCCACCGGCAAGAG GGTTTGCGTGATCCGATCGGTTGACAACACGATTATCACTTCATTCTGCGTGCATGAGTGCGAGGGTTCGAGCAGGATGGGCTCACGGCCACGCCGGTTCATCTTCACGGGACACAGCAACGGAACAATTCAGATGTGGGATCTGACCACCGCCCTGGACATTGCCGCCAAAGGCGACCAAC CACCAATTGTCGGCGGGCCGACCCCTGCCGAGCTTTTGCGGCTGCTCGACCAGTGGGACCTGAGCAACAGCCACTGCTCCACGCCTTGCATGTCTCCTGCATCCCTCGCACCTCACACGGCAGCCTCGAGAATCAAAGCGGCCAACGTTGCGTTTCTCAACCAGCAAAACGACTCGGCTGGCAGCAGCGGAGGAGACTCCTCTGACGGCAAATAA
- the bonsai gene encoding small ribosomal subunit protein uS15m: MSVSLINLFKRVNFRETVNAPRRLTNLLELSQWSRGLKTVHLEWKRPEKLGSIHPKNSGDLEPLPELDKSEVFQEFKDAGIDIEKMSQEQRKLYTLGFLPAMYAHRTQLQNALSKVQRHQFDTDSIEAKIARATVNIRRLQNMLAQEPRNKKQKVFLKELIDKRKSMLNKLREADYKRFEWLIEQLNIEYRPQPENTARITRKNSLRMLTEEYCDKVKNDRLEALKKKMQVEKEKFEIEKKQILEWIEKEEAACEQLKQLISQ, translated from the exons ATGAGTGTCTcgctgattaatttattcaagcgTGTTAACTTTCGCGAGACGGTAAATGCTCCTAGAAGGCTAACCAATCTGTTAG AGCTTAGTCAGTGGAGCAGAGGCTTGAAAACAGTGCATTTGGAATGGAAGCGACCCGAAAAGCTGGGGAGCATTCACCCAAAGAACAGCGGTGACCTTGAGCCGCTGCCGGAACTGGACAAATCGGAGGTTTTCCAGGAATTCAAAGACGCCGGCATCGACATCGAGAAAATGTCGCAGGAGCAGCGCAAGTTGTACACTCTGGGCTTTTTACCAGCCATGTACGCTCACCGAACGCAACTGCAGAACGCCCTGAGCAAGGTGCAACGGCACCAGTTCGACACGGACTCcattgaagccaaaattgctCGTGCCACTGTTAACATCAGACGGCTGCAAAATATGCTGGCACAGGAACCCAGGAATAAGAAACAAAAg GTGTTTCTCAAAGAATTGATAGATAAGAGGAAAAGTATGCTGAATAAACTGCGAGAGGCTGATTACAAACGTTTCGAGTGGCTGATTGAACAGCTCAACATAGAATATCGTCCACAACCAGA GAATACAGCTAGAATCACTAGAAAGAACTCGCTGCGGATGCTGACTGAAGAGTATTGCGACAAAGTGAAGAATGATCGATTAGAGGCGCTCAAGAAAAAGATGCAAGTTGAGaaggaaaagtttgaaattgagAAGAAACAAATCCTTGAGTGGATTGAAAAGGAGGAGGCCGCTTGTGAACAGTTAAAACAGTTGATATCTCAGTGA